In the Salvia miltiorrhiza cultivar Shanhuang (shh) chromosome 8, IMPLAD_Smil_shh, whole genome shotgun sequence genome, AGTTATCATAACTGACTGAAGATCCCTCAATAGGTAAAGTACCTGCAACTTTGGGACATTGCGTCTTTCAATCTGGTGACCTGATGATGGATAGCCAGTTAGGATACAATTTTAGTGAAACCTGTAAAATGGACAAGAGTCGCTTCAACATATTGTGCCCCACCATATCAACTCACTGATATTCAAGCTCCTacaaacaatcaaacattattaTATTGAATTGTTATTTCATGAAGAATATGCAAGCTCCATGCCCAGCTCCTTCGCACGGCATTTCAATTGTTGTGGAGCAAAATAGTAAAGGTTAGAAATGCTACATAACATTATAAACCCCAAATACTTTAGAAACAAGGGATAAACCACATTATTCATGAGTTTTAACCCTGTCTTCTGCATATTGGTCAGTAGGCTTACAAATGGTTCAATGACAAGCAGTAGATATGCTAATGCACTTTGCATGACGGACGAAGCGATACACTGGTGCAGCATCAATGCAGAGTATATGATTGTAAGGGATAATCACTTGGCAATGATGAATAGCTGCTACAATTGTCCATGAATTCTCTAAATATTggggtttttcttttcttactttcttccttttctgttactcttttttttttcttccttgtgattttttttttcatcaatcTTGCTAAGCTTCAGGAAAATTCACAAAATTCCTTCGGTTGAACTGGCAAGTGGAAACATCCCAAAAATATCACATATTATACGACATTTAAACATGGCAACATCAATTACTGGGATAACCATCAACTGGAACAAGGAATTCATTTAAATAGCCAAATAACCATAACTTGCCACATATTTGATTGATGTCTTAGACAATGGACTACATCTTACCTTGTTAATAGAGGTACTTTTTGACCAAAAGTGTTTCCAAGAGTTCCTGCACCGAAGTCCAATGCTGCAAAAGAGGAGTTACTTTATTTCACACCATTATGGATATCATAACTTGGATAATGTTTCTGAGTTCTGACTAGTGAAGGCCAACTATTGGGCATAACTTACATGCAATAGTTCCTCTTTAGTAACTTTTGGTAACATATCCAGGACACTGTCGTTCGGACTATTTCCAAGATGGAACTTGGTGCTAGAGATACTCTGGGTCAACCCAGTGAGGACCTGTTTTTAGTGAAACTTAGTAAATTTTTTAGCACTGATAATGTGAAGCTTCTCATGCTTTAATTTATACAAGAAATTCAGAGATGCAAAGGCACGCGTGGAGGTTCATTATCGGTTCATTCAACCCCATTTCTTTAATATCAAGTACAACACTCCTTAATGAGTCATAAGCTTTGCCCTGCACTCGCACTGGATATCAAGGGTTTTGTAGCTGAACCTGCATCTCCCAACGCTTTTAATGCATTAGCCTGCTGAGGATCAAAGAGAATTTAGACATTCAAAATTTATTGCTCTTGGGGTCAAATGCAGTTTATTGTGGGGAGCAACAGCAAGATCTCGAGGCCCCTGAAAATCTTCAATCTCTGCACTTGGAGAAATCCTGTTGGATAGCATTTTCTCTAAATTTGTGTTTGATTTATCATCAGACAATTCAGCGGCAAATATATACTGAATATTAATAAGCCAACTCATTACCAGATCAGGAAAATGAGCAGTGTTTGAATCCATAAGAATGGCCAATGAAGTTGAAAGAGCACCTACCCTGCTTTTTCCTGGAAAGGGCTTCTGCAACAGACCTTTTATCACTCAGCTCAACATATATTTGAATGATCTTAAAATTGAAACCAAGACTTCCGTTCAAGTGTACTTGTTCGCTAAGATAataccagaaaaaaaaaaaaaaaaaaaaaaaaaaaaaaacaaagagatAGTCAAATGAAATCAGCAACCTGTTAGAAGAACTTACCCACAACTCGTCCCTGAAGAACAACTGCAGAATGCTGATTGCGAGAAAGATCACACACATATCACGAACTAGCCCATGATCCTAAAATTTCAATGAAGCAAAAAGCATGCATGTACAAGTAGTTAAGACCACATAACAATCTAATGTAAGACTGTAAATAAAAATGAGCATTTTACAAAAACACAGAAGTAGAATCACACAAAATATCAGTAAGTATTGTGTCAAACAAGAATGGTTATATCAAATTAAGTTGTTCCCAATATCAGGAGAAAAATATACATACAGATATGAGCAGATCAAATTTACCGGGAGATGTGTCATGTGTGTAATCATCACCCTCATCAGCTTCAACGTCCACAGTTGGATCAACATGCCTAATCTGGTTAAATAATAAGTGCAATCAATCAGATGAAAAAATTATCTTGGAAGCAAAAGGCATTTCAGCTTTAAAATGCCAACTGAAGGTGAAAACAAACCTCAAATGAACTTGCCTTCCTCCGAGCTTCATTCGCCAGCATATCATCTGCAACTACATTTCTTTTAGATAAACatcatttctaaaaaaaaagtatatgtaaaaaaataattgatattCATATTAAGCTGTCTTTCTCTACCTTTCATAGTATATTACCTtattattgattgattaataattGTGAAGTATCGCTAAAAGCATAAATACAAAACTCTGAGCCCCAAATATTCATGATAAATTCGGCCTTTTTCCACCTTTTATTCTTCCCATATTTGTAGTCTATTAGCTTACTATTGATTAACAATTGTATTGTATTCCTTTCAAAAAAACTTGTACTGCATTTCTAAAAGCATAAATATGAGAATCTAAAGAGCATATGCGCTGGTGTAGAGTGTTCTCTTTTTCCCATCAGAATGAAATGATAAACAAATGAGCTACCTAATAGGACTGGTGTACCATAAAAAGCACAAAAGCAACTGCATACGATAAGGCTTGACTAGACCTTGACTATCAGAAGTCATACCAGACAAAGAGCTCTGTCTAATACAACCAAATCATGAAGATAGCAACATTCCTTTGGACTGAGAAAATATAGCTGTGGTAGAATAGAATGAGAATAAAGCAAGCTAAGAGGCGTGCACACACCAAGACAAGCATATAGTTGCATGCTCAACTATGCACATACTGGAGCTTTGCAAGGATGGTTCTTTTTACCGGGCCATCGGATAAAGGTTTCACAGTccacatttcattttttaatgcTGGCCGCTGCTTTGGCCTTCTGCTATCATTCTGGTCTAGCAATTTCTGCACTTCATTAATGAAATCTAGCTATCACATAGTATTATTCATATTCACACAAAACATATTTAATGTATATTGGCCTTTCATCAAAAGCTGCAGCTGGAAAAAACGAACAGTTcacaaatttaatatttatagaaATACATAGTAACATATATTAGGAATGTTTGGAGTATAGTCTGTCTGGAACAAAACATTCAAAATTTCCAATCCAATATGGAGCTCTGCATTATGCATGCCTGTTACAGCGGTTACAACTCATAAACTTCCATTATTTTCTGCAACAATAACTATGAGTAAAACTATAATCAAACTGTATGTGATTGTAGGCCTTATCTTCATTACTGAGCATCGACTTCGGTTGGCGTCTTGGCTACAATAGACAAGGCATGTAATCCACTCTGCAACTCATCTTGCAACAAGCTGTAAATCATCCTATGCCTTTTAACCAAACTCTTCCCTTCAAATTCTTCAGAAACCACCTCCACGTTGAAATGCGTCTCTCCATCACTACCGGCCACCCCCGAATGGCCAGCGTGCTGATAAGATATATCCTCAACATTCAATGCAGTTGGCCTCAGTTCTTTCTCCAAAATCCCCTCAATCCTCCTTCCCCTACTACCTAATAAGCTCGTACGCCCCAAATCCTCCTTCAAATCGCTGCCAATTTCACTATCTACCGCACCACCATTTCCACTATCTCCATTTGTGGAATCCCCAATTCCTGAGGAATCAGAACTAGGGCTTGCACCTCTTTCAGCTTCAACATACAATTGCAGAGCCTTCTTCTGCATCAATTTCAACATATTCAAGAAGCCATTATTCCGCGATGGAGTTAAACTCTGCTGCAACCCTAGAAGCATCGCGAAATCCGGCGAAACCCTCACAATCTCCTCCACGGGCCGGCCCGAAAGGCCTTGAACAAGCAAAGCGGCCAGCCCTTTCGTCAGCATCGAATCGGAATCCGCTTCAAATATGACATTTTTATCCTCGTCGAAATACGCTCTGACCCAGACCTGCGACACGCAGCCTTGGACCTTGTTTTCGCTTGTTTTGTAGTTGGATTCCAGAGGGTTGAGATTCCTACCGTAGAACAACAATTGCTCGTACTTGGCTTTGGGTTCTTCAACAGCCTGAAACAGTTTGACGATTTCTTGGAGCTTCGGCGGCAGCTCTTCGACGGGTTGCAGGGAGACGGAGGAGGAAGCGGAAGGAGGGGCGGAGAAAACGGGTTGCTTTGTGGAAATTCTTTGAAAGGTGATgttcttggagaagaagaagaatctgTGAGGCGGTGTGGGGGTTTTTGCGGGGTTGAGGAATGGAGCGGCGGAGAGGGAAGAAATGGGAATTTTAGTGGGAATTGACATGAGTTTACGATTGAAGAGTGAaattttttgagagagagagggttggTGGAGGATGGAGAGACGAGAGTTTATGGATGATGAAATACATTTCATTTTGTTACTCATCTCCACAAAATCAAAATTACTCATCATCTCctgttttaaatttttaattgggTACGGAACTAAATCTttaattaaagattaataaattttaatcaCACCGTCAAAATAGAAAGCAAAAACTTTCTTGCTAGTAAGCGGCAACACAACACTGGAACTTTCtagttagtttaatttttataaagaaAACGTAACTCAGTCTAATATATTCGaactaaaaaaaaagtatgtctCCACATTATGTTTAGGTCTAAATAATCTTTTCATGTTGTAATTGCTAATATACGTACCCctttttattattatcaatTCAAAATGATGTTATATCTAGACCTGTTGAATGATTCGTAGGATATTTGAATCGAAATTTCTGATTATGCGAACTTAAAAGATCGTCCAATTTCAATACCCGAAATCGAATCGAAATGTCAATACAATTATTTGAATAACTAAACACCCAATAAAAACTCACATCTCACTACAAATCATGATGGTAGACCGTAGAACAAACAAGGTCAGATCagatttgcatttttttttttgaattaagaTCAGATTTGCATCTTAAAATAGGGGAAGCTGCTAAGAGCATCCACACCACAACAGATCTTTCAAAAATAAtcctaattttaaatttgagctaaaataataaaaaatgagataaaatgatcatccaacagaacacctatattaagttgggcccacaaaaaaatttacaccccctcaaatctaatcctaaatttacaccCCTTAAAtataatcctaaatttataatatactgataatgaaaaatagaagAGTTATTGTGTGTAATTGTAAAATAggggttaaaaataatttagggaagactttaagaggatttttaagagtaaaattttgagagatcTGCTGTGAATGCTCTAAGTATAAGCCAAATCACGCAAAATGAAACTCATCTTATATGAGATTATGAAGTTTGCACCCTCACATTATCAAGAAATGAAAGTGATATTGTTGTGACAGAATAGGATTAAAGAGCACGATCAAACAGAAAAAGTAAAGAAGACacaaatttacgtggttcaccaATTTGGCTACATCCACGGACAGAGAGGAGAACAGATTTTATTATGCAGCTAGGGTTACAGATTACAGATCTCAAGTATAAAGTACTGAGATAAAACACTCAAATTGAACCTAAAGCCCCAAACTGCATACTGAAGCGGGAGATTCAAGACTTAACAACAAATATTATATGAGATTAACCGAATCTGGATAGAATTTCAAATGAAGGAAACTATTGAAGTTAATCAATTTGTTCAATGAAACATTCTATCATACTTCATGTCCTTATGTGCAAATTTAtctcaaaattttcatttgaagtGTGTTATCTTTATTTGtaagtttattattattaagatgtgtttattttaattgtaatttttttattggaaaatgatggataagaaaatatgataaaatatttttttttcctcatttttttgtcatatgtttactaaagatgaaaagatgagaaaatgttgaaaaatattttcacacaaCAAGGGGTTGCCCGAGAAAATATTCTATTAtgtccgatttttttttttttttgaaacaatatACTCTCATggtcattttgaagaaggaaacacaatattttgccactaattgaaaaaacagaAATTCTggcattttttacattttatgactgttttgcccttaaataGGGCGGACCGAATTCGgatttgcgcgcgggttagacacatatggcactattagtaccATTAGTACCATATACTCTGTCTTATAtagtgctgcacgaatggtacttatggctaTATTAGTACCATTAGTAATATATACTTGTGTgatgatattatttagatggatacagttatatgaccattttgaacactttcccGTATGGTGAAAGTAAATGAACGGATGAAGGTTTAATCGGTGAATTTATTATCGAATtatgaattatacctagtgtttgatCGAGAAAAGTGAGAGAGAACAGTTGAATTGCTTGAAAACACAAGTGAAGTTGTTGTTGTATTCAAAAGTAGTGAGTGCCTCCTTTACAAAGCACGagtgcatgggtatttatagattacatgctaagggtaaaatagtaatttcgccTCTAAAAACGTGCTCCCCGCGTAGTTGATGGCATAGTGGTAAATTCGTTCACAGGCGAGCGATTCCTCTGTTCTGGTGCATGGGTAAACCGCCTTTCTGTTCCTTAGTaacttctctggcgagagtcattcctctgacgaggatcaTTTTTCTGGCGACATCCGTTCCTTTGGCGAGGTCCGTTCCTTTGACAAAGATCGTTcatctgctctgcatatattactcctcatcaccgTAGGATttaaattatccatttaggatttagattcctcatttagggtttagattctcctTTTAGtatgttgcacgaatggtacttatggtcatattagtgtcattagtgccatatgtacctaacccgcgcgcaaacctgaatccggtccgccctaattaagggcaaaacagtctttatATGTAATAAATGGCcagaatttgtgttttttcaattagcggccaaatattgtgtttcattCTTCAAAATAACTATTTCAAAAGTGCTCTctattttttatcatagttaacatgtgaaaatggtggaaaataagtgaaaatataattttttttctctccttttttttatcaaagtaAACGCTCCTTTAGAAAAGAGTCgaaaagaagaaataatttttttttatcacattttAGTGGTTCACACTGCTTTTGTCTATATTCTCTTTGATGAAAacatatatgaaaatattattaagaTAGAGAAAagagataaagaaaaaggagagaaagagaaaaaaaaggaagaaagagaaaaggaaATATAgagatataaattaaattataataatatatattttgagagtaaaattaaaatcgtacaaatatacaatatgaaaaaatattatcacatatgtaacttgtgataatattatcataaattaaaataaaaaaagtaaaaaaatgtgATAATATTAGCGACTGGAGTACTATCTAAACACGAGACAAATGTAAAAAAAGATATGGCAGaaccaaagaagaaaaaagattaATACCAATAAGCCTATTGTTTAGCGAAGGCCGCTAAAGATATGTTTACACTACATATTAGGAATGAAACGTTTTTTTTTGTGGAGGGTTATTTTCATGTCGCATGTTTGtattcataataaaaatttctcttttcctaaaaaaaaaaaggttttaaaaaaattatttatttgcgATGCATATAACAAAAATCAATATTCCAGGTGGCCCCTGGGCCTGCCCCTTGTACTGTCCAACATGCTTACTTAACCATGCTTTTTTTGGAGAGTTGTATGCCATTGCAACCCATCTTATGTCAATGACAAACAAATATCGATATTGTGCGTtattttttctaattattttatttttaagggttaatgCTCCTAAATATTCGCATTATGTTTATTTTCGTGTTTtgtatttattcaaattttttggctataatatACTgcaattatattattaattcaattttgcATCCGATGAAGAATTTCGGTAAACCAACGTATCTACAtggtaatttaatttataaaatgacTTAAAAACTTAATTGACATGTCAATTGGAATAAACAAGAATTATTTTTACGTAACGTGGAAAGAAACACGATGTCGTTTTGATTCGACATCGTTTCACCTAGGCACGAAAGTTAATTGCCGATTAGGATTAAAAAATGCAAACCCTACATATCTTAGCAAAGAAATCGGCAGTAGAAAGTCCAATTCTTAGCAATTGCAATGAAATTCATCATAAGCAAGCCCTACGAGAAGTGGAATTAGCAAGTCATTTGAAGAATCTACCGCTACCTAATCAAAGCGTCATCGCTGGCTTTGAAACCATAGCTCAGTCTCAGTGAATACGGCTCCACTCCCAGAACAGGAAAGGGAGGAATGAAGAGGCGACTAGTAGAGGCGTTGCTAGGTTTCCTATTGGGAGGAGATGAGAGGAGGCGACGACGACGAGGATAGAGTGCAATGCTCAACTACGGTTTAAAATTGAACCCTAATTAACATAAATTAAGGCCATAAGAATcgtaattataattaaacactTCAAATTAAGATAAAACgaccattaaaaaaaaacatcttcATTCGATATATCGGCCGATGGTGACATGTCAATTATTCTCGCTAGCAAGTCAACCTGAATTTAGGTGTAATTTAAAGGATGATGCAAAAACAACATAATTGATATTATACTGAAACGGAAAATTTGTAACAAATGcaaaacacaaaatttaaataattcagATATTTAGAGGCATTAACCCCtaaaaactagggcaaaagacATTTGTGATGAAGAAATCAACAGTAGAACCGAAAGGTAAAAAAAGTTACTACCAACTGTTATGCTACATTGAGTTGAAAACAGAAAAATTAAAACACAGCATATCAGAAGTGGTTCTGGATCAACACAAAAGTTTCCATTAGGATACACAGTTGTGTCTCAAAAGTTATAAAGACCACCATGAAAGATTGCaaatattacaataaaaaaattaaagattgcCTAGGAAAGTAAGTACCTGCACAATATATAGCCTTCAATTCACAGCAGCTGCAGCTCATCTCgtatgagagagagagcaaaAAAATTGGTAAACAAGTAGTATGTATATTGGGCTACAAGAAGATGCAGCTGCGCTGTTTCTCCGCCTCTCGTGAATGTCTCTTGTATGGCACAAAACCTTTTCGACAATCTTCAAAATCCGCAGAAGCCCTCTTACTTAATCTAGAGGCGAATTCATTTGCAGTCCCTCTCATTTCAAGTAAGGGAGGTCGACTGTCAGTATCCGAGCTCTTTTCTCTGTCTGAATCAGTTGATGAACCACTGGAAGACACCTCCTTCTCTTCATTATTGTCGACATTGTTTTTCTTGTTGAGCATTTGCTGAGTCGAACTTGATGAAAGCATCAGCCATGGAAAACAAACTGTAGATGAAGCATCCACATGGCTCACATGCTCAACTGTTACCTTCAGAGGTATCACTTTCAAAGGGAATGAAGCATCCCCTTCACTTTTATCTACACTCTCAGCCTTGCACATCGAAAATGAAGTTCCAAACGAACCCTTCACTAATAACGTCTTACCAAAGAGCTTCAGGCGGTGAACAGCAGATTCATCTTCTTCAGCAAGATCATCATCTTGAGACAGAAGCTCCAGATTCTGTTTAGTAGAAACAGACATGTGTTAGTTATGAGTtggattatatatataagaagcAATTAATGCTGGCCTACTGATTGTGATAGTACCGGAGAAACTTCTTCATTGGGACTACATTTTCCGTCTTCATGCACTGATTTGGATCTTGTAGGTTCTTCAGTACCACAAGAAGCACTGGCATCAAGAGGAAGAGCAGATGGCACTGGTGATGAGATACCTTCTGGAGTACATGAATCAGCTCTGGCAGATGTATCCGAATGATTTTCAGATAACACAGAAGTAGGAGATTGCGTCTCTTGCTCCGACACATCTTGACTCGTTAATTTCTCAGATATTGATGCCCTAGTTTTAACCACAGAACCTGGCTTCCGAGGATAAGGGTGCACCGGCTTCCTCTTTGGCCTAGGAGGAGGAATTTCGATCAGCTTTGCATTGCTGCCATCTCCATTACTACTCTCTCGAGCAACCTAAATGCCACGATCATCCACATTTAAATACGGAAACACCTAACCCCAAATTAAGTTAAAACAATGCAGTTTTGATGCCTAACCTCACAAGAAATAGATGACTTTCTTAAAAGGAGGAGCATATGGACATAATGGCAGATAATGAAACTTATGAGAACAGTTAACCTTGGAGAAAAACTTCTGTGCATGGCTTCGGATTTGTACTGCTGTTTTCGTACCCACGTGCTCTGGAAAAAAGGATAACACAATTTCCTCAGAATCAATCATTTACTAGAAGACACATACATAGTGCCAATTGATCAGTACCTTCAATTTTCCTCCATGCACGACCATGAAGTTTCAAGGCCTCGAGGAACCTTTCATGCTCTTCTTCagtccatctttccctttgtTTAGTAATCATATATGGTTTTCTCACCTGTCCCAATAAACACAAGACACAAGAGTACTAAAATCAACTAAAGTCGCAAGAGTATCTCCATGTATAATAAACCTTAAGAGTGAACTCAAACAACTGATGAGCAAACAAACCTTAAGAGTGTACTCATCTGCACTAGAAAACTGCTCTTTCGACTGCAGAAACACCTCAGTCGCACTCATTGCAGCACTTGCATGCTTTCCCTGCTTCacaaaaaaacaaaactctCAAAATCAGTCCTTTCTTCATCACAATGTATATCACTGATTGAAATCTTCCCTATTAGCTAGCATGTGCCTATCAAAAGTATCCTAATAGCATTCACATTTCAGATGCAAGTATCACATTTGTAAAATCAAGACCCTAAACATCTTATCACAGAAATTTCATGAAGAAGCACAATCCCTCATACCAGTAAATCTCAAAATACAAACACTATCTAATACTAATTCATAATCTAAGTTTTAAGAGAAGAAGTGCCAAACAACTAGTTCATAAACCAAAATCTTGAAAGATTATCAAGCAAACAACCAAGTTTTAACAGCAACACATGACTAACTGTACAAAGTTGCCGGTTTCTTCTTTTAACAATATCAAGGCAATATTTATTAGACAAGTACAACAGTTTTTATCAAAGAAGAACTACATGAGGTGCATCATCCCACTATCTACAAACACAATCTCTGATAGAATGTAACGAGAGagcataatttataaattaatcaGATAAAGACCAggaaaaatataacaaaatcacTCTCGACAAAACAAATTGATGCAGTATAGAATACTGGCTCACCTGAACTGCCATGGCTGCAGAAACCATTAATTTCTCCGAATCTCGTTCCACAAGTCCTCGAAGCTTTTCAGCTGACTGGAACTAATATCTAAACCTCAATTTTCGGAATAAATAATAATCCAAATCCTATAAAATTCGAAGTTTTAAGGGACCATATATCGATCCCTAAAAAATTCCGACTACTTGTACCAAATTTATCTCATTTCCTCTTTTGGGACAATATTGTACTCTCAGCTACACAACAACTCAACACACTTCTTAATAGGGAAAATGTATAAATAGGGCAGCTCAGGAAACAGGATTGCAAAATGTGAATCCAGAAAAAAGGGACTGTTCATTTAAcagaaaataagtaaaatatgaGCAATATAACACACCAAAGCTTCGATCTTTATCAGAAATTAACGATGGAAATGCAGAGTAAATTAGAGAAAGCGAAGAAGACCCAGAAAATTCTGTTCAGATTTCAGCTCAAGatgagaaaaaataaagaaaagaaatatcTGGATGAAGAAACTATTTTTGGTGGGATTTGTGGATTGTGGAGAgggagatggagatggagaaagaaaagggaaagagaAGAGGAGGCAGGAGGCGCCACGTCAGCggggaaaaataattaaataaattaaatagaagtATCGAGAATTCTATGGAATCATGTGGCTGGAATTCAACAATCGGTGTGGACACGTGGCGAATGGATGTGGAGGCGGCCCCACTGCTGCTCTTTTTCGACCCTTTTATGCTTACTGTGCTCGCGCGTGTACGAAACAAGTGTTTACTCCCCACTACCTTGCTGCCATCTGTCGAGTTCCAAGTGGAGCTCTGCTCTTTCCAGGGGAGCTAGCTACATATTTGTTGCCTAAAAAATGATGACCAGATAACGTTTTTCATTTTCCATAAATTACAACTTTATTTATGTGAATTTCTGTGCATTTTGTAACGGGGAAGTCTAAAACCGTCTTTACacgaaatttaattttttaaagagcgaattttgaaaatagtcaTTTCACCtattaaaatacaaaatttaaaatttaattatatttatcattttacacttgcatataaaaatttaaaaattatccgtGAATCCACAACTATCattaattttgattgtgaattaaaactataaaactcaaattcacaattgaataactagtattgattgtgaattcaagttttaaagtttgaattcacaattaaaaataatgttaatcgtgaattcaagttttaaaacgtgaattcataactataaatagtgttagtcgtgaattcacaactagaaatattgttagtcgtaaattcacaactataaatagtatTAATCGTGAAATCaagttttaaataaattcacaactagaaatattgttagtcatgaattcaagctttaaaacttaaATCACGACTTGCATTatatctagttgtgaattcatcaaactgatTGTGATttctagttttaattgtgaattcaataacattaagttgtgaattcatagatctagtaATGAATTTCAGAGTAGACTTTATTTAGATTGCAATTATCatgccctctctctctcttacacTCACACATCAATTACACCAACATAACACGAGTTCGTTGAACGATTCAAACCTCACTTAAAATTTGGCATACTTCTGCTAAGAAGTCACAACATTAGGTCTCAAATCAGTGATTATGCAAAAGGTTATCAAAGTGTAATCGGTGAGAAATTGAAGTTGGGGCTTCCAATTATAAAGGAGGGTGcttaaagaaaaaaaagcaGCAGCAACAAACCTGCGGTAGAAACAATCGCAGATAGCAGCGATCAGTCTTCGTTCTAATATTTTCTATCAGCGCCGCCGAGAGAGGCTGTAGAGGTAAAGCTATTgacgatgagagagagagagagagagagagagagagagagagagagaaagagagagagagaggagagagattatTACTACCTCTGTCCACCAAAAGTATACTATATTAAACTTattacgagttttaataaactGGTTGATAGATGTATCTTTAATGGATAAAGAATCACATCATATAGAATTGAGTGGTTGTGATTGA is a window encoding:
- the LOC131001686 gene encoding general transcription and DNA repair factor IIH subunit TFB1-3-like isoform X1, with the protein product MQLYACLDDMLANEARRKASSFEIRHVDPTVDVEADEGDDYTHDTSPGKFDLLISDHGLVRDMCVIFLAISILQLFFRDELWKPFPGKSRVGALSTSLAILMDSNTAHFPDLVMSWLINIQYIFAAELSDDKSNTNLEKMLSNRISPSAEIEDFQGPRDLAVAPHNKLHLTPRAINFECLNSL
- the LOC131001686 gene encoding uncharacterized protein LOC131001686 isoform X2 encodes the protein MQLYACLDDMLANEARRKASSFEIRHVDPTVDVEADEGDDYTHDTSPGKFDLLISDHGLVRDMCVIFLAISILQLFFRDELWKPFPGKSRVGALSTSLAILMDSNTAHFPDLDFSKCRD
- the LOC131001614 gene encoding sufE-like protein 1, chloroplastic/mitochondrial, which encodes MMSNFDFVEMSNKMKCISSSINSRLSILHQPSLSQKISLFNRKLMSIPTKIPISSLSAAPFLNPAKTPTPPHRFFFFSKNITFQRISTKQPVFSAPPSASSSVSLQPVEELPPKLQEIVKLFQAVEEPKAKYEQLLFYGRNLNPLESNYKTSENKVQGCVSQVWVRAYFDEDKNVIFEADSDSMLTKGLAALLVQGLSGRPVEEIVRVSPDFAMLLGLQQSLTPSRNNGFLNMLKLMQKKALQLYVEAERGASPSSDSSGIGDSTNGDSGNGGAVDSEIGSDLKEDLGRTSLLGSRGRRIEGILEKELRPTALNVEDISYQHAGHSGVAGSDGETHFNVEVVSEEFEGKSLVKRHRMIYSLLQDELQSGLHALSIVAKTPTEVDAQ